The genomic DNA CCCGACGGCCGCACCGAGTACCTGGTGTACCACGCTTGGAACGCTGCCATGACCGAGCGCGAGCTTTGCATCGACAAGCTGGCCTGGACCAAGGAGGGGCCGCGCTGCCTCGGGCCTACCTACACACCGCAGCCGCTACCGGGGTAATTCCCTACAAGTCAGGACCGTGGCGCACTCGCGACAGCGTTCGGTCCGCAGCCGCTACCGGGGTAATTCCCTACCCCCTCAGTTCAGCCCGACCTTGCCCTGCATCGACTCGAAGAGCTTGGGCGAATCGAAGCCGATGCCGTGCTTGAATACGATTTCCATCTGGCGGAGCTGGCGGATATCCTGCTCGGGGTCGCCGCTCACGAGCACTAGGTCGGCCTGCTTGCCGGGCTCAATGGTGCCGATGTCGCGGTCGCGGCCCAGGTATTTGGCACCGTTCAGGGTGCAGATTTTAATGGCTTGGATGGGCGTGAAGCCGCCTTCGACCAGCAGCTCGATTTCGCGGCGGTTGGCGTAGCCCGCGATGGTGCGGCCCGCGCCGGTGGGGTCGGTGCCGGCCACCAGCAGGCCGCCCGCGTCGTAAAACTGCTTTTCCCAGCCCTGCTCTTTCTTAAACAGCGCCACGCTGGCCGAGTCCTTGCCCTGGTTGGCTTGCCAGGTTTTGGTTTCGCGCTCCTGCAACTGCGGCATCAGCGCGCCGAGGCCGCCGCCCAGCACCACCTCGCGGCCGGTGTAGGGCTCAAACACGGGCAGCGTAGAGGTGAGCGCCACATTCTTGCTAATCAGGAACTTGATGAGGTCAGTTACGGCCGGGCTGTTGGCGGGCTGGCGCAGCAGGCCCTGGTGAGCGGCGGGGTAGTCGCAGGCATCGGTGACGTGGCCAGGCGCGAAGTCGGAGCTGGCCATGAAGCCGTGCTCCAGGTTGTCGATGCCCGCCTCGGCGGCCTCGCGGTAGGTGATGGCGCAGAGGTGGCCGGTGACTTTGAGGTGGCGGGCGTGGGCCACGGCCACCACGGCGGCCAGGTCGGCGCGGGTGGCGTGCATGTACATCTTGAACGACGTGCAGCCCTTATCGGCCCAGAATTTGGTGCTGGCGGCCGCGTCGGCGGGGCCCTTCACGGTGTTCAGGGCCGGAATATCCATGCCCGGCTCCTCCATGTAGGGCGCGGTCACGTCCATGTCGGGCCCAATGAACTTGCCCTCGCTGATGAGGCGCTGAATGGCCAAATCAGTCTGCGGCTCGATGCTGCCGGCCGTGCGAATGGTGGTGGCCCCACCCGCCAGGTAGAGGCGTGGAAACGAATACGGCATCTGGGCGATATTGAAAAAACCGCCCGCCGGCATGGTGTAGTAGAGGTGCTCGTGCAGCATTACCAGGCCGGGAATCAGCGTTTTACCGGCGCAGTTGATGACCTCGGCACCAGCGGGCACTTTCACTTTTTTGCTGGGGCCCACCTGCTCGATGCGGCCATCGCGCAGCACTACTGTTTGGTGCAACAGCGCGGGGCGGCCGGTGCCGTCCATGACCTTGGCATCGGTGAGGGCCACCACGGGCGCGCTCACTTTAATAAACTCCCTAACCTGGGGCGTGAAGGCGGGGGTAGGCGGCGTGGATTGGGCCCGGCTGGCAGTGGCAGGCAGGATGCCCAGGCCCGCGCTGAGCAGCACCGCGATGGTTGTCTTTTTCATAATATCAGCAAAAACCCCTACCCCCGGCAGGTGGCCCAAAGTACGCGCCGAGCCCACCAAAATCTTCTCCCTACCCCATAAAAAAAACCGCCCGCTCCACTAGGGAACGGGCGGCCTTTCAGGTCAGCCAACTGGCTGGAGTCGCTTACTTCTTGTGAGCGGGAGCCTTTTTCATTGGCGCCTTTTTCATCGAAGTCTTTTTCATCGGAGCCTTGCGGCTGCGGGGAGCACCGGTGCCGGTCGTCTTCTTGCCGGGCAGCTTCTTGCCTTCGGCCTTGATATCCGAAACCGTCGGGGCCGGGCCATACTTGGCTTCGGCAGCGTTCGTCTCGCCCGTCAGGTAGGGGTCGAAGTCCACGCGGCGGTTCAGGGCCTGGCCGGCGGCCGTCTTGTTGCTGGCAATCGGCTTGGTTTCGCCATAGCCACGGGCCTCAATGCGGTCGGCCGAAATGCCTTTCTCCAGCATGTACTTGCGGGCGGCGGCGGCCCGCTCGTAGCTCAGGCGCAGGTTGTAGTCGTCGGCACCCTTGCTGTCGGTGTGGCCAGCGATGCTGAGCGAGTAGTCGGGGTACTCGTTCATAATCTGCACCATCTGCTCCAGTTTCGGGTACGACGAGGCTTTCAGCGTGGCCTTGTTGAAGTCGAAGTTGATGTACTTCGTGGCCTCGTTGAGGATTTTCTTGTCCTCCGCTTTAATCTCGGGGCAGCCTTTGTTGGAAGCGGGGCCGGCCCGGTCGGGGCAGCGGTCCTCGTAGTCGGGCACGCCGTCGCCGTCGCGGTCGAGCGGGCAGCCGGTGGCGTCCACTTTTACGCCGGCCGGGGTGCCGGGGCACTTGTCGAGGTAGTCGGGCACGCCGTCACCGTCAGCATCAAGCGGGCAACCCGAGGCATCGACGCGCACGCCGGCCGGGGTGTTGGGGCACTTGTCGTCAGCATCGGCCACGCCGTCGCCATCCGCGTCGGGGCAGCCCTGCAGGGCCGCCAGGCCCTTCACGTCGGGGCACTTGTCCTGGTAGTCGGGCACGCCGTCGCCGTCCGTGTCAAGCGGGCAGCCGTTCATGTCCACTTTCACGCCCGAGGGCGTGTTGGGGCACTTGTCTTTGCGGTCGGGCACGCCGTCGCCGTCCGTGTCCTTGGCTTTGCCGAGCGCTACCGTCAGGCCAGCACCATACACCAGAAAACGGTCGTAGTACTTGCCGGTGCTCGAATTGTCGATGTCGATATTATCGTTGGTGAAGGCATAGTGCTGGCTAGCCGTAATATCGAGGCCTACGGCCGGCGAGAGACGGAAGCGCAGGCCAGCCTGGCCAAACACCTCGGGCCGGCGCACCTGGTTGAAGAACCGGCCAGGCGTGGCCGTTAGGTTCGGGTTGAAGGTGAGGTAGTTGCCACTGCTATTAGCTATGAAGTAACCGCCGCCACCCATCAGGTAAGGCTGAATAAAGGCGTCTTCCTTAATAAACTTGCCGTTGTTGAACTTCAGCTTCAGGCCAAGGTCAATCATGGCAATGCGGGCGTTGATTTCGTTGCGCGGCGCAGCATCTGCAATAAAGCGGAAGCCGTTCTGGTAATTGCCGAGCAGGCTCAAGTCAAACGTAGGCGACAGGTAGCGGGTGATGTGAGCGCCTATCCCCACTTTTGCAGGGAGGTGCAGCACGCCGAAGTCACCGCCCAGGTTGCCCTGGTATTGAAGAAGGCTAGCGTTGGCCCCGATAGCCGTTTTGCGGTCGGGCGTTTGGGCCTGCGCCGGTGTGGCCGCCAGCCCGGCCAACAGCAACGCCGCTCCCGGCAGCAGCCGGCGCAGTGTAGAAGAAAATTGGTGCATGTGCAAAAGAATTGAGTGGAATGGTAAAATGCTAGCAGGGTTTGCTGGTCCCTCGTACGAAAAAATTAATTTAACGGTAATAAAACGTCCGCTTCTAGCCCACAATTTTTTCAACTGTTTTGGCAAGATGCAGCAAGGCAGTGGGTTTAGTTGGGGTCGAGCACGGGCCCTACCCCCCTCAGACGCACAAAGCCCAGCGCTATCCGGCCGAAGAGGCCGGGTAGCGCTGGGCTCCAAACAGGGGGGTAAGGCCGGGCTTTAGTAGCCGGGGTTCTGGGTCAGCACGCCGCCGCTGAGGTCAATCTGGGGCTGCGGGATGGGAAATACTTCGTTTTTGCCTTTCACGAAGGTTTTGCCGTGCAGGGCCATTGCCGGCACGATGGTGCCGGGCTGCACGCTTTCCTGGCGCACGAGGTCGAAAAAGCGGTCGTGCTCCAGGGCCAGCTCCACGCGGCGCTCGTGCCAGATGGTGGCCAGCGAGGGGGGGGTAGGGGCTAGGCCGGCGCGGGTGCGCACCAGCGTGAGGTCGGCGGTCGCCTCGCTGGCTTTACCCAGCTGGAAAGCCGCCTCGGCGTGCAGCAGCAGCACCTCGGCATAGCGCATGATGCGAATGTTCTTGGGCAGGTAGTCGGTGTTGCCGCAGTTGGGTTCCTTGGTGCGGCTGTGGTAGGCTTTGTAGCTGTAGGCCGAACCCTGAACCGAGTCCTGGCTCGGAATGCGAAAGCCGTCCCAGAGCACGGTGCCCGTCGATTTTTGCCCGGCCGGGGCGGTGGGCTGAATGAAGATGATGGTGCCCGCCCGGCGCACATCGCCGGCCTCATAGGTGTTGCTGAGGCTGGCCGAAGGCGTGTTGAAGCCAAAGCCCAGGTCCGACCAGCCATATTTGCCGCCGGCGCGTGGGCCCTGGCACACGGCGTAGAGCTGCACGGCCTCGTTGTTGCAGGAGGCGTTGATGCCCGTTTGCACCTCAAAAACCGACTCCGAGTTGTTGTTGCCCACCGTGCGCCAGATGTCGGCGTAGGTGGGGTAGAGCGAGTAGGCGTTGCTGGCGATAACGGCGCTGGTGAGGTCGTAGGCCTTCTGGTAGTTTTTCTGATACAAGTACACCTTGGCCAGCATAGCCTGGGCGGCCTGCTTGTTGGCGCGGCCCACGTCGGTGCCGCCCTTCACGGGCAGGTTATCGGCGGCAAACTGCAGGTCGTTAATAATGGCCGTGTACACGTCGGCCACCGGGGCGCGGACTTGCAGGGCGGGGTTGTTGGCATCGCTGGCGGCGGGCACGCTCGTGATGAGCGGCACCGGCCCAAAGAGGCGCACCAGGTTGAAGTAGAAGTAGCCCCGCAGGAAGCGCACCTCGCCGAGCTGCCGGTTTTTGGTAGTGGCATCGGCCGGGCTCAGCGGAATTTTGTCGAGCGCCTGGTTGGCGCGGGATACCCCCTGAAAATAGCCGTTCCAGCAGTTGTTGACGTTGCTGTTGGTGGAGGTGGCCGTGAAGTTATCGATGGTGGCCGCGTCGAGGTAGTCGGTGGGCGTGCTGCCTTTGTCGGCGTCGTCGGAGGCAATATCAGTCAGAATAATGTACTGAAAGCCATTGATATCGGCTCCAAAACCGCCGAGGTAGAGCACGTTGTACACACCATCGACCAGCTTCTGGGCGGCGGCGGGGTCGCTCTGGATGGCGGCGGTGCTGAGCTGGCCCTGCGGAGCCACATCCAGAAACTGCTTGCAGCCGCTGGCCAGGGCCAGCGACAGCGCCAGGGCAGCCGTGCCGGCCCGGCGAACGAATGAATAAGGGGTAGGTTTCATCGGATAGATAATTATGGGATTGGTAAGAGTATTTGTCATTGCGAGCCTGCGAAGCAATCTTTCCTTCCGTCAGGAGTAGTAACTGACGACGCGAAAGACAAGGAAAGATTGCTTCGCAGGCTCGCAATGACAAACGCCCAACCTATTTGAAATTGGCAGTCAGGCCCACCGTGAGGGTGCGGCTGGTGGGGTAGGTCGTGTACTCGATGCCCGAATCGAGAGGGCCGCCGGACAGCTCGGGCGTGAAGCCCGAATACTTGGTGGCGGTGAAGATGTTCTGGCCCGACAAAAAGAATCGTAGCGTGGCCAAATGCGCCTTTTCGATGCTGCTCACCGGGAAGGTGTAGCCGATAATCACGTTGTTGAGGCGCAGATACGAGCCCGATTCCAGGAAGTAAGTCGAGTTGGGCATGCTGCTGGTGAGCGCGCGCGGGTTGGTGTTGGAAGGGTTAGCGGCGGTCCAGCGGTTGTTGGCGAAGCTGGCTTCCACGTTGTCGGTGCCGGCAAAGCGGGCCTGCTTCTTGGCGTTGTACACCTCGTTGTTGAGGTTGCCCGAGAATACCAGCGAGAAGTCGAAATGGTGGATGCTGATGCCGGCATTGATGCCGAAGTACATCGGCGGCTGGTACGAGCCGTGGTAGGTACGGTCCTTCAGGTCAATCACGCCGTCGCCGTTGGTGTCGGCATACTTGAGGTCGCCGGGCTGGGGCGCGCCGTTGGGGCCGGTGCCGAAGGTGGACTTAGGCGAGTTGGCGATGTCGGCCGCGCTCTGGTACACGCCAATGGCGTCGAGCAGGAAGAAGCTGCCGGCCGCCTGGCCGTTGTCGGACTTGGTAACCAGGTTCTGGCCCGCAAACAGCGCCTGCCCCCCGTTGAGGTTGGTGATGCGGTTCTGGTTGAAAGTGGCGTTCACGCCCACGTTGTAGGTGAAGCCATCGGCGATGGTCGAGCGCCAGTTCAGGGCGGCCTCTACCCCCTTGTTGGCGATGTTGGCGGCATTGGTAATAAGCTGGTTATCAGGGTCGCCCAGGATGCCGGGAATGTTAATCGGAATGAGCGCGTCGCTGGTAAGCTTGTTGTAATAAGTCACCTCGCCGGTCAGGTGGTTATCCAGAAAGCCGAACTCCACGGCGGCGTCGTACTCGCGGGTGGTTTCCCAATGCACGTTGCCATCCTTGAGCTGGCTGATGACGGCCCCGAGCACCGGCTGGCCATTGAAGACGTAAGGAATGTTGATGTCGGCCGTCGTCACGTAAGAGTTGGCCGGAATCTGGTCGTTGCCGAGGCGGCCGTAGCTGGCGCGCAGCTTTAGGAAGCTCAGGCCCTTTACGTCCTTGAGAAAGTCCTCATCCGAAAGTATCCAGCCCAGGCCCAGCGACGGAAACACGCCCTCGCGGCGGTTGGCGGCAAACTTCGACGAGGCATCGTAGCGCAGGTTGGCCGTGAGCAGGTAGCGGCTGTTGTAGGCGTAGTTGATGCGGCCCAGCACCGAAAAGCGGCGGTCTTTGGAGGGCAACATGCTGGCATCGGGGTTGTTGGGGTCGTAGGGGTTCACCACCGACGTGTTGGGGTCGCCGGTGTTCAGGTACCACTGGTTGGGGTCGGCGGGCACGCCGCGGCGCGAGCCGAAGAGCGGCGTGGTCTGGCCTTCCTCAGTGGTAGTGCCGGCCAGGATGGTCAGGTCGTGCTTCTCGTTGAAAACCCGGTGAAACGTGGCTGTATTCTCCCACAGGTAGCGGTAGGAATTGGTTTGCATCACGCTCAGGCTGCTGGTGGGGCTGCGCTGGTTGCCGCCGGCGATGATAAACGTAGTATTGTCGTTGTTGTACTGGTAGTTGTAAATCGTGCGGTTATTGAAATTCAGGTCCACGTTGATGGCCGAGCGAAACGTGAGCCATTCCACGGGCCGCACGTCGATGCCCACGTTGCCCTGCAAGCGGTTTTCAATCGACCGGTTGTTGTTTTTGTCGATGTCGAGCACCGGGTTGCCCACGTTGCCGTAGGCACCCGTGTTGCCATAGAGTGGCCCTTGCTTGGCCGGAATAATCGGGGCCGCGCGGTAGGCATCGGGGTAGGCCGCGCCCAGGTTCACATCCTGCGTATTGGCGTGGCTGAAAGAGGCTTGCGAGCTAATCGTAACTTTATCGGACAGCGAAAAAGAGGTATTAGAGCGCACCGTGAGGCGTTGAAACTTGTTCTGGGTCACAATGCCGTCGTCCTGCAACAAATTGCCCGAGAAGTAGTAGCGCACATTGTCGGTAGCGCCCGACACGGCCAGGTTGTGGTTCTGAAACGTGCCGCGCTTCAGAATTTCCTTGTACCAGTTGGTCGTGGCCGCCCCGAAGCCGGGGTAGCTCGGAAACGTGGTGCCCGGCGCGGTGTCGGTGATGTAGCTCTTGTACTGGTCGGCGTTGGCCATCTGCACCAGGTGGGCCGCCTCTTTGAAGCCGTAAGTGCCGCTGTAGCTGAGCACCGGCTTGCCTATCGCGCCTTTTTTGGTGGTCACGATGATGACGCCGTTGGCCCCGCGCACGCCGTAGATGGCGGCCGCCGAGGCATCCTTGAGCACGTCGATGGAGGCAATGTCGGCGTTGCTAAGGTTCCGAATATCAGTGGTCTGCACGCCATCCACCACGTAGAGCGGGTTGGCCCCGGCCAGCAGCGTGCCCGTGCCCCGGATGCGCACCGTGGGCTGCGAGTTAGGCGTGCCGTCGCTGATAATCTGCACGCCGGCCAGCTTGCCTTGCAACGCCTGGGTCGGCGTCTGCACCGGCTGGTTCACGATTTCGCTACCCTCCACGCGGGCCACCGCGCCAGTGAGGTCGCGCTTTTTCTGGGTGCCGTAGCCCACTACTACCACCTCGTTGAGTTTGGTAGTGGATTGCAGGGCCACGTTGATGGCCGTTTTGCCGGCCACCGGAATCTCCTGCTGCGCGTAGCCGACGTAGTTGAAAGTCAGCACCGCATCGGCCGGGGCCTGGATGGCATAGCGGCCGTCGATACCGGTCTGGGCATTAAGCGAGGTGTTGCCTTTCACGAGCACCGTCACACCAATCAGGGCTTCCTGGGAGGTGGCATCCGTCACGACGCCCGTTATGGGGGCTTGTTGGGCCAGTAGCGCGCTCGGCAACAGCGCAAAAGCAAAGAGCAGCCAGGTGAGTAAGTGGATGTTTTTCATAAAAAAGCGGAAAAATGTGGAAACTGCGTGAAGAATAGCGTTTTTACCGACGAAATGGTATTTTTTGCCGATAAACTTCGGTAAAAGTAAGCGACTCCCGCAACAAACGTTTGTTGGCGCTCTACTTTAGCGGCTGCAAACTGCTGGCCCGCCGCATCCATTCGGCCGCTCCTACCCGCATAGCGTTATTGCACAATAATTTAAGCCTCGAAAGAAAGTACTACACAGCCGTTCGGCCAGCCAAGTAAGCGCCTCTTTTTCTGACGGGTGGCAATTTTTCCCGGCTGCTTTTTCCCCTCAATTCCCCCCATGAAACGGCTCTTTCTACTGCTAAGCGGCCTGCTGCTGCTACCGGCCCTGGCCCCGGCGCAGGCGGCGCGCAAAGCCCCGGCCAAGGCCCCTACCCCCCCCGCCCGGTTCGACGCCCGCCAACGGCCGCGCCACCTCACCGACGAGCAGCTCCTGGACCAGGTGCAGCGCCAGACGTTTCAATACTTCTGGGTGCTGGGCGAGCGCAACTCGGGCATGGCCCGCGAGCGCAGCAACTCGTCGTTTGATACCGGGCCAGAAGTGGTGACGACCGGCGGCACGGGCTTTGGCATTATGGCGCTCATCGTGGCCGCCGAGCGGGGCTGGATAACCCGCCCGCAGGCAGCGGCGCGGATGAACAAAATCGTCAACTTTTTGTGGAAGGCCGATATGTATCACGGCGCGTTTCCGCACTGGCTTAATGGCGAGACGGGCCACACTATCCGCTTCGGTATCAAGGATGACGGGGCCGATATTGTCGAGACTTCGCTGCTGTACGAGGGGCTCATCTGCGCCCGACAATATTTCACCAAAGACACGCCCGACGAGACCAACGTGCGCAACAAGATTCTCTGGATGTGGGAGGGCGTGGAGTGGAATTGGTTTACTCAGGGCGGCCAGAACGTGCTGTATTGGCACTGGAGCCCCAACAACGGCTGGAGTATGAACCACCAGATTCACGGCTGGAACGAGTGCCTGATTACCTACGTGCTGGCCGCCGCCTCGCCCCGCTATAGCATTGACAAGCAAGTGTATGACCAGGGCTGGGCCACCGGCCCCGAGTACGTGAACGGTAAGAGATACTACGACACGACCCTACCCCTCGGCCCCGAGCTGGGCGGGCCGCTGTTCTTCTCGCACTACTCGTTTATGGGCCTCGACCCGCACGGCCTCCAGGACGCACACGCCGACTACTGGGCCCAGAACCAGGCCCACACCACCATCAACCGCGCCTACTGCGTGGCCAACCCCAAGCAATACAAGGGCTACGGACCCGACTGCTGGGGCCTCACGGCCTCAGATAGTTACCAGGGCTACGCGGCCCACTCGCCCACCGAGGACCTGGGTGTAATTTCGCCCACAGCGGCGCTCTCGGCCCTGCCCTACGCGCCGGCCGAATCCATGCGGGCCATGCGGCATTTTTACGAAGACCTGGGCGATAAAATCTGGAGTCAATATGGCTTCTACGATGCCTTTAGCGAGCAGCATGACTGGGTGGCCGGCTCGCACCTGGCCATCGACCAGGGGCCCATCGTGGTGATGATAGAAAACGCCCGCTCGGGCCTGCTGTGGAAGCTGTTTATGGGCTCACCGGAGGCGCAGCGCGGGCTGAAAAAGCTGGGGTTTGAGAGCCCGCATTTGAAGGGTAAGTAGGTGGTGAAAACCTCCAACGCTACTCTACGCAGCCTTGCTCGGCAGTTACGTGAAGGAAGCTCTGAATTCCAGCGGCGACAGATTCGTTTTGGTCTTAAACAGCTTACTGAAGGAGGGTAAATGTTCAAAACCCAACTCGTAGGCGATTTCGCTCACGGTCAGGGTCGTGGTCGATAATCTTTCTTTGGCTTTGGCAATCAGCTGGGCGTGAAGGTGCTGCTGGGTATTTTGCCCGGTTACTTCACGCAGCAGATTACTCAGATACTTCGGCGACAAGTGCAGGTATTCGGCCACGTACTGCACGGTCGGCAAGCCTCTTTTTGCACCATTAGCGCTGGCAAAATAATCGTGCAGCAGCTCTTCCAGGCGTTCCAGTACCTGGTGGTTGGCTTTTTCGCGGGTAATGAACTGGCGATGGTAAAACCAGTTCGCATAATTCAGCAAACCTTCCAGTTGCGAGATGATGATTTGCTTGCTAAACCGGTCAATAGCAGAACTATACTCCTGCTCAATCGCCAGAATAATATTCAGGATAGTTGCTTCTTCCTTGGCCGAAAGAAATAAGGCTTCGTGGAGCGAATAATCCCAAAAATCGTATTGCTTGATGGTGGTAGCCAACGGCGTATTCCAGATAAAATCAGGATGGATGTAAATCACCCAGCCTGATTTTTCTACTGCCTCGTCTTTGTTCGCGGTCGCCATGCTAAACACCTGGTTGGGCGACATAAAAGACAGGATACCCTCATTGAAATCGAACGGATGCTGCCCATACTTTACCCGGACGTTTCGCATTCTTTTGACCGAGATAGAATAAAAATCCAGCGCCATGCTAACTGGCTCCTCGCCATACTGGTGCGGCACGGTGCCCACATCCAACACGCTGAGGAGCGGGTGCTGCGGCTTCGGTAGCTGCAAAAATTCGTGAAATTCGCTTATCGTTTTAAACTGCCTCATAACGGTTCGTCCTCTTTGCTTATTTCCAATATCAGCTTGCCGCGCACGTGCCACGTTTCGCTTTCGCGGTGGGCCTCCGCTACCTGCTCCAACGAAAATACCTTGCTGGCAAAAATCTTTACTTTACCGGCATCAATCAACTGGGCCATTTCGGTTAGCCAGTCCTGCCCGGAATGACTACCCGAAAGCTCGCCTTTTGCTTGTTTCTTGGCAAGGGCCGCCAGCACTCCCTCACTAAACGGAAAATCCACGTTGACGCTCACCAGGATACCACCCGCCTTCAGGACGGCCACCGATTTCAAGCGCTCCTCGTCGTCACGAAGTGGCGAAGCATCAAATACCACGTCCACGTCATGCACCAACTCTTCAAACTGCTGATTCTGGTAGTCAATTACCTCATCGGCTCCGAGTTGCTTGAGATAATCCAGGTTGCTGGCCGAAGCGACGCCAATTACGTAGGCCCCTTTGGCCTTGGCAAACTGCACCGCGAAGCTTCCTACCCCCCCCGATGCCCCTTTAATTAAGATGCGTTGCCCCGGTTGTAGCCTGCCTTGCTCAAAAATGGACGTCCAGGCCGTGAGTCCGGCCAGCGGCACCCCCGCCGCTTCGTTAAAGCTGATGCTTTTAGGCTTGAGAGCAAATTGACTGGCTTTGGCCACGCAATATTCCGCGTAGCTTCCAGAGCCGGGAAAATTAGGCTCCCCGTACACGGCATCGCCTTTTTGAAAGCCGGTTACATCGCTACCTATTTCCTCTACAATGCCGGCCGCATCCCAGCCTAAGGTCATCGGCAGTTTCAGGAAAGACCTCAGAAAGTCGTTGCCGCCTTGCCGAACAATCCAGTCGGCCGGGTTTACGCCGCTGGCATACACCTTGATTAAAATTTCATTGGCCGCTGGCACCGGCCGCGCTACGTCTTCTAGTTGCAGGACCTCCGGTCCGCCAAACGCATGAATTCTTACTGCTTTCATAAGGAGTTGTTTTCTCGTTTTGTTTACCATGTAAAGGTCGCTCCTGTTTGAAAGCCAGGCTTATCCAGGATGCCCTTTGGCTTAGTCGAAATGACGCTAAGCACCGGCCAGGGGCCTTGGCCTGCCCCACCGAGAGCCGCGCAGCTTTTTTGCGGGATAAAAATTTCGCTGGGTTGTACTGGTTTTCGGCCGGAGCCGCCGCCCGGTTAGGGCACACGCTACCCCCCGGCGGGCGGCGCAAGTGCCCTATTACGTAGTGGCCAGCGGGTAGCTACGACACACGCCCGCCAGCGGCACTGCTCCGGCTGAGGCCCTGGCGGGCTTCCGCGGCGCGCCGCGGCCATTTTTCAACCGCCTGTTCTACCCGCTACCTTTCCGCTTTCCTTCCTACCCCCCTCTTTTTCGATGAAACACCGTCAATCACTTTTTCGGGCCGCGCTGCTGCTGGCGCTGGGCCTGGCCGGCACCAGCGCCCAGGCCCAGGCGCGCGCTAAGGCTTCGGCTAAACCCAAGGCCAAGGTGGCCATTCCGGCCCCTACCCCCGCCTCGCCCACCGTGGACCCGCAGATGCAGCAATTCGTGACAAGCCTGCTGCAGAAGATGACGCTGGAGGAGAAAATCGGCCAACTGAATCTGGTGTCGGTGGGCTTCGACGTGACCGGGCCGGTGGTGAGCCAGAACGTGGACGCTAACATTAAGAAGGGCCTCGTGGGCGGGGTGTTGAACACCTTTACGCCGGTGGCGGCGCGCAAGCTGCAACAGCAGGCTATTCAGGATACGCGGCTGCACATTCCGCTTATCTTGGGCTACGACGTCATTCACGGGCACCGCACCATTTTTCCGATTCCGCTGGGCCTGGCCGCCAGCTGGGACCTCGACGCGATGGAGCGCAGCGCCCGCATCGCGGCCGCCGAGGCTTCGGCCGATGGCCTGAACTGGATATACTCGCCGATGGTGGACATTGCCCGCGACCCGCGCTGGGGCCGGGTAGCCGAGGGCGCGGGCGAGGACCCGTACCTGGGCTCGCGCATCGCGGAAGCGATGGTGCGCGGCTACCAGGGACCAACCAACGACATGACCAAGCCCGAAACCGTGATGGCCTGCCTCAAGCACTTTGCCCTCTACGGCGCGGTGGAGGCCGGCCG from Hymenobacter psoromatis includes the following:
- a CDS encoding carbohydrate-binding protein SusD, with protein sequence MKPTPYSFVRRAGTAALALSLALASGCKQFLDVAPQGQLSTAAIQSDPAAAQKLVDGVYNVLYLGGFGADINGFQYIILTDIASDDADKGSTPTDYLDAATIDNFTATSTNSNVNNCWNGYFQGVSRANQALDKIPLSPADATTKNRQLGEVRFLRGYFYFNLVRLFGPVPLITSVPAASDANNPALQVRAPVADVYTAIINDLQFAADNLPVKGGTDVGRANKQAAQAMLAKVYLYQKNYQKAYDLTSAVIASNAYSLYPTYADIWRTVGNNNSESVFEVQTGINASCNNEAVQLYAVCQGPRAGGKYGWSDLGFGFNTPSASLSNTYEAGDVRRAGTIIFIQPTAPAGQKSTGTVLWDGFRIPSQDSVQGSAYSYKAYHSRTKEPNCGNTDYLPKNIRIMRYAEVLLLHAEAAFQLGKASEATADLTLVRTRAGLAPTPPSLATIWHERRVELALEHDRFFDLVRQESVQPGTIVPAMALHGKTFVKGKNEVFPIPQPQIDLSGGVLTQNPGY
- a CDS encoding beta-glucosidase; its protein translation is MKRLFLLLSGLLLLPALAPAQAARKAPAKAPTPPARFDARQRPRHLTDEQLLDQVQRQTFQYFWVLGERNSGMARERSNSSFDTGPEVVTTGGTGFGIMALIVAAERGWITRPQAAARMNKIVNFLWKADMYHGAFPHWLNGETGHTIRFGIKDDGADIVETSLLYEGLICARQYFTKDTPDETNVRNKILWMWEGVEWNWFTQGGQNVLYWHWSPNNGWSMNHQIHGWNECLITYVLAAASPRYSIDKQVYDQGWATGPEYVNGKRYYDTTLPLGPELGGPLFFSHYSFMGLDPHGLQDAHADYWAQNQAHTTINRAYCVANPKQYKGYGPDCWGLTASDSYQGYAAHSPTEDLGVISPTAALSALPYAPAESMRAMRHFYEDLGDKIWSQYGFYDAFSEQHDWVAGSHLAIDQGPIVVMIENARSGLLWKLFMGSPEAQRGLKKLGFESPHLKGK
- a CDS encoding AraC family transcriptional regulator, giving the protein MRQFKTISEFHEFLQLPKPQHPLLSVLDVGTVPHQYGEEPVSMALDFYSISVKRMRNVRVKYGQHPFDFNEGILSFMSPNQVFSMATANKDEAVEKSGWVIYIHPDFIWNTPLATTIKQYDFWDYSLHEALFLSAKEEATILNIILAIEQEYSSAIDRFSKQIIISQLEGLLNYANWFYHRQFITREKANHQVLERLEELLHDYFASANGAKRGLPTVQYVAEYLHLSPKYLSNLLREVTGQNTQQHLHAQLIAKAKERLSTTTLTVSEIAYELGFEHLPSFSKLFKTKTNLSPLEFRASFT
- a CDS encoding alcohol dehydrogenase, whose product is MKAVRIHAFGGPEVLQLEDVARPVPAANEILIKVYASGVNPADWIVRQGGNDFLRSFLKLPMTLGWDAAGIVEEIGSDVTGFQKGDAVYGEPNFPGSGSYAEYCVAKASQFALKPKSISFNEAAGVPLAGLTAWTSIFEQGRLQPGQRILIKGASGGVGSFAVQFAKAKGAYVIGVASASNLDYLKQLGADEVIDYQNQQFEELVHDVDVVFDASPLRDDEERLKSVAVLKAGGILVSVNVDFPFSEGVLAALAKKQAKGELSGSHSGQDWLTEMAQLIDAGKVKIFASKVFSLEQVAEAHRESETWHVRGKLILEISKEDEPL